The following are from one region of the Achromobacter xylosoxidans genome:
- a CDS encoding ABC transporter ATP-binding protein, whose translation MLSIKNLEAGYGKVKVLHGISMEVPKAKVVTLIGSNGAGKTTTMRALSGMIRPTAGEVTLSGKRIDGLESHRIARLGLAHSPEGRRVFPTLSVTDNLLLGAFPRLTGSRPKGDVQSDLGRAMDLFPRLKERRDQLAGTLSGGEQQMLAMARAVMLNPELVLLDEPSMGLAPILVEEVFRIIARLKDEGVTMLLVEQFAAAALNVADYGYVLENGRISVHGSADKLKHDPAVVAAYLGGSH comes from the coding sequence ATGCTATCGATCAAGAATCTGGAAGCGGGCTACGGCAAGGTGAAGGTGCTGCACGGCATCAGCATGGAAGTGCCGAAGGCCAAGGTGGTGACGCTGATCGGCTCCAACGGCGCCGGCAAGACCACCACGATGCGGGCGCTGTCCGGCATGATCCGCCCCACCGCGGGCGAGGTCACGCTGAGCGGCAAGCGCATCGACGGCCTGGAGTCCCACCGCATCGCGCGGCTGGGCCTGGCGCACTCACCCGAGGGCCGGCGCGTGTTCCCAACGCTGTCGGTCACCGACAACCTGCTGCTGGGCGCTTTCCCGCGCCTGACGGGCAGCCGTCCCAAGGGCGACGTGCAGTCCGACCTGGGCCGGGCCATGGATCTGTTTCCGCGCCTGAAGGAGCGACGCGATCAGTTGGCCGGCACGCTGTCTGGAGGCGAGCAGCAGATGCTGGCCATGGCGCGCGCGGTGATGCTGAATCCGGAACTGGTGCTACTGGACGAGCCTTCAATGGGGCTGGCGCCGATCCTGGTGGAAGAAGTGTTCCGGATCATTGCGCGGCTCAAGGATGAAGGGGTGACGATGCTGCTGGTGGAGCAGTTTGCTGCTGCTGCATTGAATGTGGCGGATTATGGGTATGTGTTGGAGAACGGGCGGATTTCGGTGCATGGGAGTGCGGATAAGTTGAAGCATGATCCGGCTGTAGTTGCGGCATATTTGGGTGGGTCGCATTAG